The following proteins come from a genomic window of Proteiniphilum propionicum:
- a CDS encoding glycosyltransferase family 2 protein, protein MLKLSVITVTFNAEMTLERTLKSVQEQTYHNIEHVIVDGASKDDTPMLISRYSNEKMKWMSEPDKGLYDAMNKAVAMASGDYICFLNAGDTFFEKETVEKMMQSFKEKASPDILYGETAIVNGEGEFLHMRRLKAPDRLSWKSFKMGMVVCHQAFFVKRILFEPYDISYRFSSDFDWCIRMMKKAASIYNTRSTLINYLNEGMTTANRKASLRERYRIMVKYYGHLSTLLHHAWFVIRAVIKRDGKK, encoded by the coding sequence ATGCTTAAACTTTCTGTCATAACTGTTACCTTCAATGCCGAAATGACTCTGGAACGAACACTGAAAAGCGTTCAGGAGCAAACATATCATAACATTGAGCACGTGATTGTAGATGGAGCGTCAAAAGACGATACACCGATGCTCATCAGTCGATATTCAAATGAGAAGATGAAATGGATGAGCGAGCCGGATAAAGGATTATACGACGCAATGAACAAGGCTGTAGCAATGGCATCGGGCGATTATATCTGTTTTCTGAACGCCGGTGATACCTTTTTTGAAAAGGAAACGGTAGAAAAAATGATGCAATCTTTTAAGGAGAAGGCTTCTCCCGATATTCTCTACGGAGAGACTGCCATTGTAAATGGAGAGGGTGAATTTTTACATATGCGCCGCCTGAAAGCTCCTGACAGACTCTCTTGGAAGAGTTTCAAAATGGGAATGGTAGTGTGTCATCAGGCATTTTTTGTGAAACGGATACTCTTTGAGCCTTACGATATTTCATACCGATTCTCCTCCGATTTCGACTGGTGCATTCGAATGATGAAAAAGGCTGCATCAATTTACAACACTCGCAGTACGCTCATCAACTATCTTAACGAAGGAATGACTACTGCCAACCGTAAAGCATCTCTAAGAGAACGGTACCGTATCATGGTGAAATATTACGGCCACCTGTCAACCTTGCTTCATCATGCATGGTTTGTTATAAGGGCTGTTATAAAACGCGATGGGAAAAAGTGA
- a CDS encoding RNA methyltransferase has product MKRRKLKVEELNRISIEEFQAAEKIPLVIVLDNVRSRNNIGSVFRTSDAFRVKEILLCGITATPPDAEIHKTALGSEDSVKWRYFEKTLSAVQQLRSEGYTIFSVEQAENSLSLESTELDKNKKYAVVFGHEVYGVQQSVIDASDGCIEIPQYGTKHSLNVSVAAGIVIWDFFKKILHP; this is encoded by the coding sequence ATGAAAAGACGAAAACTTAAGGTTGAAGAGCTGAATCGTATAAGTATTGAGGAGTTTCAGGCTGCTGAGAAAATTCCCCTGGTAATAGTACTTGATAACGTACGCAGCAGGAACAATATAGGTTCTGTTTTTCGCACAAGCGATGCTTTCAGAGTCAAGGAGATATTACTTTGCGGTATAACCGCAACACCACCCGATGCCGAAATCCACAAGACTGCTCTCGGTTCCGAAGACTCAGTAAAGTGGCGCTATTTTGAAAAAACATTATCGGCCGTTCAGCAACTGCGATCTGAAGGCTATACAATCTTCTCCGTTGAGCAGGCTGAGAACAGTCTCTCATTGGAATCAACGGAGTTGGACAAAAACAAAAAATATGCTGTTGTCTTCGGACACGAAGTTTACGGTGTGCAACAATCAGTTATCGATGCTTCGGACGGGTGTATCGAGATCCCGCAATATGGCACCAAGCACTCTCTCAATGTGTCGGTTGCTGCAGGTATTGTAATATGGGATTTTTTCAAAAAAATTTTGCATCCCTAA
- a CDS encoding UDP-2,3-diacylglucosamine diphosphatase has product MDKKIYFLADAHLGSKSHNDSFETERKLCRWLDFARQDAQAIYLMGDIFDYWYEYRYVVPKGFTRVLGKLAEVTDSGVEVHFFIGNHDIWLTDYLSEECGLILHFEPFITEIEGKKFFLAHGDGLGDNSRSFRLLRKVFHSKFLRRCFSAIHPRWTIPMAHAWSNSSRLYGGVQPYLGEEKENLVNFAKQKLSEVPDIDYFIFGHRHILLELPIAESSKVIMLGDWITYFSYAVFNGKTLRLERYDS; this is encoded by the coding sequence GTGGATAAAAAGATATATTTCCTCGCTGATGCCCATTTAGGATCAAAATCGCATAACGATTCCTTTGAGACGGAACGGAAGCTGTGTCGTTGGCTTGATTTCGCAAGACAGGATGCCCAGGCGATTTATCTGATGGGTGATATATTTGACTACTGGTATGAATACAGGTATGTTGTACCTAAAGGGTTTACTCGTGTTTTGGGAAAGCTGGCAGAGGTGACCGATTCAGGGGTGGAGGTCCATTTTTTTATTGGGAACCACGATATATGGTTAACCGACTACCTTTCAGAAGAGTGTGGGCTAATTCTGCATTTCGAACCTTTTATAACCGAAATAGAAGGAAAGAAATTTTTTCTTGCTCACGGCGATGGGCTGGGGGATAACTCCAGGTCGTTTCGCCTGCTTAGAAAAGTGTTCCACAGCAAATTCCTCAGGAGATGTTTTTCGGCTATTCACCCAAGGTGGACCATACCGATGGCACATGCCTGGTCGAATAGCAGCCGCCTCTACGGCGGAGTGCAGCCCTACCTGGGCGAGGAAAAGGAGAATCTTGTCAACTTTGCAAAACAGAAACTGAGTGAAGTTCCTGATATTGATTACTTTATTTTCGGACACCGCCATATATTGCTTGAACTGCCCATAGCAGAGAGCTCTAAAGTAATTATGCTTGGGGACTGGATAACATACTTCTCCTATGCAGTATTCAACGGGAAAACCTTAAGGCTAGAGAGGTACGACTCTTAA
- a CDS encoding metal-sulfur cluster assembly factor, with amino-acid sequence MNEKIQAIQDKIVVMLRTVYDPEIPVNIYDLGMIYDVDVDDDSNVTIEMTFTSPACPAADFILMDVQLKVESIQEVKKVDINLTFDPPWDRSMMSEEALLELGMM; translated from the coding sequence ATGAACGAAAAGATACAGGCGATACAAGATAAAATAGTGGTGATGCTCCGTACGGTGTATGATCCCGAAATTCCCGTGAATATCTATGATCTGGGTATGATCTACGATGTGGATGTAGATGATGATAGCAATGTAACAATAGAAATGACATTTACATCGCCCGCTTGTCCGGCTGCAGATTTTATCCTTATGGATGTGCAGTTGAAAGTTGAATCGATACAGGAGGTGAAAAAGGTGGACATCAATCTTACCTTCGATCCGCCGTGGGATCGTTCGATGATGAGTGAAGAGGCTCTTCTGGAGCTGGGAATGATGTAA
- the radC gene encoding RadC family protein, translated as MNRLSIKQWAEEDRPREKLVMKGVSALSDSELLAILIGSGNDRESAVELSKRILLKADNDLNNLARMSVADLVRNFRGIGEAKAVTVISALELGRRRKNTDISDRRKIVSSRDAHEHFFPILSDLNHEETWALLTDRSNKVLTTMQVSRGGISGTVVDIRLILREALNHYASGIILGHNHPSGNCRPSPQDTHISKKLKDAAQLMDIMLLDHIIVCGETYFSYADEGII; from the coding sequence TCCAAGGGAAAAATTAGTGATGAAAGGGGTATCGGCGCTCTCCGATTCGGAGCTACTTGCTATATTGATTGGCTCTGGTAATGACAGGGAGAGTGCGGTAGAACTGAGTAAACGAATTCTGCTTAAAGCCGACAACGATTTGAATAATCTTGCCCGTATGAGTGTGGCCGACCTGGTGCGGAACTTCCGTGGAATAGGTGAAGCCAAGGCAGTTACAGTTATCTCGGCTCTCGAATTGGGGAGGCGAAGGAAAAATACGGATATCTCCGACAGAAGAAAAATAGTATCATCACGCGATGCACATGAACATTTCTTTCCAATTCTTTCCGATCTGAACCATGAAGAGACGTGGGCTTTGCTTACAGACCGGTCAAACAAGGTACTTACCACAATGCAGGTCAGCAGGGGAGGTATTTCGGGGACCGTTGTGGATATCCGTCTGATTCTTCGAGAGGCGCTAAATCATTATGCATCAGGTATAATACTTGGGCATAATCATCCCTCCGGGAATTGCCGTCCTAGCCCTCAGGATACTCATATTTCAAAAAAGCTGAAAGATGCTGCTCAATTGATGGATATCATGCTGTTGGATCATATTATAGTATGCGGGGAAACTTATTTCAGTTATGCAGATGAAGGAATTATCTGA